In Romboutsia lituseburensis, a genomic segment contains:
- a CDS encoding dicarboxylate/amino acid:cation symporter → MKKVFDSLIFKLVLAVVIGLLIGFYAPASFMNIIVTLKYILGQVIFFAVPLIIIGFIAPSIAKLKSNASKLLGYAVGFAYISSVGAATFSAIFGYMLIPKLSIQSTNEGLRQLPELIFKLDIPQIMPVMSALFLSIILGLAITWTKADLFEKLLDQFQNIVLSLVNRVVIPLLPYFIATTFASLAYEGSITNHLPVFIKVIVIVLIGHFIWLALLYAVGGAISGKNPMEVLKHYGPAYLTAVGSMSSAATLPVALECAKKSKVLRKDILNFSVPLCSNIHLCGSVLTEVFFVMVVSQILYGKLPSVSSMVVFIILLGVFAIGAPGVPGGTVMASLGLITSVLAFNETGTALILTIFALQDSFGTACNVTGDGALTLMLTGIADKKNIQSEEESVEF, encoded by the coding sequence ATGAAAAAAGTATTTGACAGCTTAATATTTAAATTAGTATTAGCAGTTGTTATAGGTCTATTAATAGGTTTCTATGCGCCTGCTTCTTTTATGAATATTATAGTTACCTTAAAGTATATCTTAGGTCAAGTAATATTCTTTGCGGTTCCTTTAATAATTATCGGATTTATCGCACCTTCTATAGCCAAATTAAAGAGCAATGCTTCTAAATTATTAGGGTACGCTGTTGGGTTTGCTTATATATCATCAGTCGGTGCAGCTACATTTTCAGCTATATTCGGATATATGCTAATACCAAAATTGTCAATTCAATCTACTAATGAAGGTCTAAGACAATTACCAGAACTTATTTTTAAATTAGATATTCCTCAAATTATGCCTGTTATGAGCGCATTATTTTTATCTATAATTTTAGGACTTGCAATAACTTGGACAAAAGCTGATCTGTTTGAAAAATTATTAGATCAGTTCCAAAATATAGTTTTAAGTTTAGTTAATAGAGTGGTTATTCCTTTATTACCATATTTCATAGCTACAACTTTCGCATCTCTTGCTTATGAAGGTTCTATAACTAATCACTTACCTGTATTTATAAAAGTTATAGTTATAGTTTTAATTGGTCATTTTATATGGCTTGCATTGCTTTATGCAGTAGGCGGCGCTATATCTGGTAAAAACCCTATGGAAGTTTTAAAACATTATGGACCAGCTTACTTAACTGCTGTTGGAAGTATGTCCTCAGCTGCCACTCTTCCTGTAGCTTTAGAATGTGCTAAAAAATCTAAAGTACTAAGAAAAGATATTTTAAACTTCTCAGTTCCACTATGCTCTAATATACATCTTTGTGGATCTGTTTTAACAGAAGTATTCTTTGTTATGGTAGTTTCTCAAATATTATACGGTAAACTTCCAAGTGTATCATCTATGGTAGTATTTATAATTTTATTAGGTGTATTTGCTATAGGTGCACCTGGTGTCCCTGGAGGTACAGTAATGGCATCTCTAGGACTTATAACTAGTGTTTTAGCATTTAATGAAACAGGTACTGCTCTTATTTTAACTATATTTGCATTACAAGATAGTTTCGGTACAGCTTGTAACGTTACTGGCGATGGAGCATTAACACTTATGCTTACTGGTATAGCCGATAAGAAAAATATACAAAGTGAAGAAGAATCTGTGGAATTTTAA